GAGTCTGCGCGAGGCGGCTCGGATTGAAGCGGGGATGCGCCAGTTTTTGCAAGACACCAAGGCCATCGGTTTCACCGACACCTTCGAGGATCTGCACGGCATGGCCCAGCTGCCCGGTATTGCCACCCAGCGCCTAATGGCTGAAGGCTACGGCTTTGGCGGCGAGGGCGACTGGAAAACCTCCGCTCTGGTGCGGGCTATGAAGGTGATGGGCGCGGGCCTGCCCGGCGGCAACTCCTTTATGGAAGACTACACCTACCACTTCCAGCCCGGCAACGAGCAGGTACTGGGCTCCCACATGCTGGAAATCTGCCCCACTATTGCCGAGGGCAAAGCCAAAGTGGAAGTGCACCCCCTGGGCATCGGGGGCAAGGCCGACCCGGCTCGGTTGGTGTTCAACTGCCCCGCCGGTCCGGCCCTGAATGCCACCATCGTAGACCTTGGGCACCGTTTCCGCCTGGTAGTAAACGAAGTGGAAGCCGTAGCACCCGAGCAGGATTTGCCCAAGCTGCCCGTGGCCCGGGTGCTCTGGAAAGTGAAGCCCAGCCTGAGCGTGGGCGCGGCCGCCTGGATTCTGGCCGGCGGGGCTCACCACACCGGCTACAGCCAAAACCTGACGGCCGAGTATTTGGAAGACTTCGCCGAAATGGCCGGCATCGAGTACCTCATCATCGACGACGAGACCAAGCTGCGCACTTTCAAAAACGAGCTCCGCTACAACGACGTGGCTTTCAGCCAGCGCTAAGCCCAGGTTATGATGCGCTAAACCAATCCGAACGTCATGCTGAGCCTGTCGATGCATCTCTACCGCTTCGTTGCTCTGGCATCTGAATACCATGGCGGTAGAAATGCTTCGGCTGCGCTCAGCATGACGTTCTTTTTTGTGCCCATACTCTTCCAAATTCCCCGCTCATTTTCATGCGTAACAACCTTACTACGCTCGATTTGCTGGTCTTTTTTGTGTACCTAATCGGGGTTTCGGCCTACGGTTTCTACATCTACAAGAGCAAGCAAAAGGCCGAGCAAAGCACCAAGGACTACTTTCTGGCCGAAGGCTCCCTGACCTGGTGGGCCATTGGGGCCTCGATGATTGCCTCCAACATTTCGGCCGAGCAGTTCATTGGCATGTCGGGCTCGGGCTTCAAGGTGGGCGTGGCCGTGGCGGCCTACGAGTGGGTGGCGGCTGTGGTGCTTATCATCGTGGCCGTGTTCTTTATGCCGGTGTACTTGAAGAACCACATCTTCACCATGCCCCAGTTTCTGGAACAGCGCTACAATGCCACGCTCAGCCTGATTATGAGCATTTTCTGGCTGTTCTTGTACGTGCTGGTCAACCTGACCTCGATTCTTTACCTGGGCGCCCTGGCGCTGAGCAACCTGATTGGGGGCGACACTTTTCACCTGATTATCGTGCTGCTGGCCGTCTTTTCCCTGCTGATTTCTATTGGTGGGATGAAAGTAGTGGGTTACACCGACGTGGTGCAGGTAGTGGTGCTGGTGGTCGGCGGCCTGGTCACAACCTACATTGCCCTGACCCTGGTCAGTGAGCAGTTCGGCCTGGGCGGCGGGGCGCTGGCGGGCTTCAATGCCTTGATGGACAAAGCCCCGGATCACTTCCACATGATTTTCGACAAGCCCACGGCCAACACCCCGCAGGTGGAAGTCGACAAGTACCTGGCTCTGCCCGGCATAGCCATGTACTTCGCCGGCCAGTGGATTGTGAACCTGAACTACTGGGGCTGCAACCAGTACATTACCCAGCGGGCCCTGGGCGCCGATTTGCACACGGCCCGCACTGGTATCCTGTTTGCCGGTCTGCTCAAGCTCATGATGCCGGTGATTGTAATGCTGCCCGGCATTGCGGCCTACGTGCTGTATAAAAATGGCGGATTGCAGGCCGAAATGGCGAGCACCGGCGCCTTCAACTCCGACAACGCCTATTCGGCCATCCTGACTTTCCTGCCCAATGGTTTAAAAGGACTGAGCATGGCGGCCCTGACGGCGGCCATTGTGGCTTCGTTGGCCGGCAAGGTCAACTCGATTTCGACCATTTTTACCCTCGACATTTACAAGCGCTACCTCAACCCCGAGGCCACCGAGAAAAAGCAGGTGTGGGTGGGCCGCCTCACCATTCTGGCCGCCGTGGTGCTCAGCGTGGCCATGACCTGGAAAGATTTGCTCGGCATCGGGGGCGAAGGGGGCTTCCAATTTATTCAGAAGTACACCGGCTTCATTTCGCCCGGTATCCTGGCCATCTTCCTGCTGGGCATGTTCTGGAAGCGCACCACGGCTACGGCCGGCATCGTGGGCATCCTGGCCGGCTTTGCTTTGTCGGTGTTCTTCAACAACTACGCCCCGGCGGTGCTGGGGCCAGAAACCCTGCTCTACACGGCTTTCCGCAACAGCGCCGGCGTGTATGAAATTCCCTTCCTGATCTGCATGGGCCTGTCCTTTGCCATTACCATGGTGCTGATGGTCGGCGTGAGTCTGGCCGGGCCGGTTGTCAATGCCCGGGCTATTCAGCTCAACTCCGCCATGTTCCGCGTTAGTACCCAGACCATGTCGCTCATCGTGGTGACCATGCTGCTGCTCACGGCTTTGTACGTGCGGTTCTGGTAGCCGCTGGGGCCGCAGTCAAGCCCCAACCATGTTCTTTCTGAGCTGCTGAAAACCAGCCTGCCCTGCAACTCCCGCAGTTGCCGCTAATTCCACCAAAACGGGGACGTGAACAGGATTCGCGTCCCCGTTTTGGCTTCCGACCCTCGCTCTTTCTTCCTCCAACCAATTCCCACCATCATGAAAAACACGCTTACTACCGTCGCTGGGCCTGGTTTACGGGCCCGGCGCCTGCTGCTCTTACTGCTCGTCGGCCTGCTTGGGCTGAGCCGTAACGTGCGGGCGTTGCAGGGCAACGACAACTGCCACGACCCGTCGAGTATCGTCAAGGACGGCGGCAAATACTGGATTTTCACCACCGGCACCGGCATCTACGGCATGTATTCCACCGACTTGGTGAAGTGGGAGTCGGGGCCGCGGCCGGTGTTTGCGGCCGGAGCTTATCCAAGCTGGATCAAGACCAAGGTGCCGGGCTTCACCGGCGACTTCTGGGCCCCGGAGTGCGTGTACCGCAACGGCAGGTTTTACCTCTACTACTCCGTCTCGACCTTCGGCTCCAGCGTGTCGACCATCGGGCTGGTAACCAACGTGACGCTCGATCCAGCCAGCCCCAATTACCAGTGGGTAGATCAGGGTGAGGTGGTGTCGAGCGGCGCGGGCAGCGCCTGCAACGCCATTGACCCAGCCGTGGTGACGGACGCCAACGGCGGGCTGTGGATGAGCTACGGGTCGTTTTTCAAGGGTATCGGCCTGATCCGGCTTGATGGCACCACCGGAAAACGTTCCGGCACGAGCTTCACCTGGCTGGCCGGCAACGTGGCCGCCGACGGCGTGACCCGCAACAACAGCGGCAGCGAGGCGCCCTATATCGTACGCAACGGCAGCTACTACTACCTGTTTCTCAACAAGGGAGCCTGCTGCAACGGCTCCAGCAGTACCTACTATATTCAGGTGGGCCGCTCCACCAGCATCACCGGCCCCTACGTCGACAAAAACGGGGTGGACCTGAACCGCAACGGCGGCACGACTCTCATGGCTACCCAAGGCAACTATGTCGGGCCGGGGCACGTGGGCTTGTTCCAGGAAAACGGCGCCAACTACTTCAGCCACCACTACTACGACTCCAACCAGAACGGTCGGGCCCGGCTGAGCGTGGGCAACATGGGCTGGGACGGCGCCGCCTGGCCCTTTCTTACCCGCGACTGGCTGGCCGCCGGCCGTTACACGCTCCGCAACCAGAACAGCAACCTGGTCTGGGATGCCTGGGGCTGCACCGGGGCCTCGGGTCAGGCCATTGCCCAGGGCACCTACAGCGCCGGCCTGGCCTGCCAGCAGTGGAACCTGACGCCCGACGGCAACGGCGAATATAAAATCACCTCGGCGGTAGGGGCGGGCCTCTCGGCCGACGTGGTCAACAACAGCCCCAGCAACGGCGCCAAGCTGCAACTTTATGCTTATAGCGGCATTGCCGGGCAGCGCTTCAAAATCGAGCGGACCAACGCGGGCAACTACGTGGTGGCATCGGTGAACGGGGGCCGGGTGGTGGAAGTGGCGGGCTGCTCGACTACCGCT
Above is a genomic segment from Hymenobacter cellulosivorans containing:
- the araA gene encoding L-arabinose isomerase yields the protein MIDISTYEAWFITGSQHLYGPETLEQVAQHSQQIAEALGSALPIKIVYKPVLTGPDEIYKLVQEANTTANCVGLIAWMHTFSPAKMWINGLKILQKPLAHLHTQFNRDIPWSDIDMDFMNTNQSAHGDREFGFIGARLKLKRKVVVGHWQSADVHERLSIWSRAACAWADWQGARIVRFGDNMRYVAVTEGDKVEAELKFGYSVNTYGIGDLVAVINAVSDEQVNKLLATYEQEYELGDSLKEGGEQRESLREAARIEAGMRQFLQDTKAIGFTDTFEDLHGMAQLPGIATQRLMAEGYGFGGEGDWKTSALVRAMKVMGAGLPGGNSFMEDYTYHFQPGNEQVLGSHMLEICPTIAEGKAKVEVHPLGIGGKADPARLVFNCPAGPALNATIVDLGHRFRLVVNEVEAVAPEQDLPKLPVARVLWKVKPSLSVGAAAWILAGGAHHTGYSQNLTAEYLEDFAEMAGIEYLIIDDETKLRTFKNELRYNDVAFSQR
- a CDS encoding sodium:solute symporter family transporter, giving the protein MRNNLTTLDLLVFFVYLIGVSAYGFYIYKSKQKAEQSTKDYFLAEGSLTWWAIGASMIASNISAEQFIGMSGSGFKVGVAVAAYEWVAAVVLIIVAVFFMPVYLKNHIFTMPQFLEQRYNATLSLIMSIFWLFLYVLVNLTSILYLGALALSNLIGGDTFHLIIVLLAVFSLLISIGGMKVVGYTDVVQVVVLVVGGLVTTYIALTLVSEQFGLGGGALAGFNALMDKAPDHFHMIFDKPTANTPQVEVDKYLALPGIAMYFAGQWIVNLNYWGCNQYITQRALGADLHTARTGILFAGLLKLMMPVIVMLPGIAAYVLYKNGGLQAEMASTGAFNSDNAYSAILTFLPNGLKGLSMAALTAAIVASLAGKVNSISTIFTLDIYKRYLNPEATEKKQVWVGRLTILAAVVLSVAMTWKDLLGIGGEGGFQFIQKYTGFISPGILAIFLLGMFWKRTTATAGIVGILAGFALSVFFNNYAPAVLGPETLLYTAFRNSAGVYEIPFLICMGLSFAITMVLMVGVSLAGPVVNARAIQLNSAMFRVSTQTMSLIVVTMLLLTALYVRFW
- a CDS encoding family 43 glycosylhydrolase, coding for MKNTLTTVAGPGLRARRLLLLLLVGLLGLSRNVRALQGNDNCHDPSSIVKDGGKYWIFTTGTGIYGMYSTDLVKWESGPRPVFAAGAYPSWIKTKVPGFTGDFWAPECVYRNGRFYLYYSVSTFGSSVSTIGLVTNVTLDPASPNYQWVDQGEVVSSGAGSACNAIDPAVVTDANGGLWMSYGSFFKGIGLIRLDGTTGKRSGTSFTWLAGNVAADGVTRNNSGSEAPYIVRNGSYYYLFLNKGACCNGSSSTYYIQVGRSTSITGPYVDKNGVDLNRNGGTTLMATQGNYVGPGHVGLFQENGANYFSHHYYDSNQNGRARLSVGNMGWDGAAWPFLTRDWLAAGRYTLRNQNSNLVWDAWGCTGASGQAIAQGTYSAGLACQQWNLTPDGNGEYKITSAVGAGLSADVVNNSPSNGAKLQLYAYSGIAGQRFKIERTNAGNYVVASVNGGRVVEVAGCSTTAGVQLALYDYLANNCQKWGIAPATAARGVLAAQTPTLRNVSVFPNPAELGRFVVSVGEELRNTPVTITLTDTQGRTVYSRRSAGAAEIAVETGLRTGLYLLSISSRQGTFTQKVVLQ